TTTAGCAATTTCAAGATTAATTGATTTTTCCGGAACCGCTGTCGGACCTACAGCCCCTAATTCTGTTCCGCCATGCCCTGCATCAATACAAACTATTTTTCCTTTTAGTGGATGTCTGTGATTTACATGCGGAGGTTTTCTAAGTCTTATAACAAGTGTATTTCCTTCATAATAATACTTATAACCCCAAAATTGTTTTGAATTTATTTTTAAATCAAGGTTTAAATAGTCGTTTGATTCCTGAGTCCATTTTAATTCTTCAAAAAAAGCGTTTGTATTATTACAAAAAAACAAATCAGCCCCTGCTTTAACTCCGAAAAGTTTGAAATTTATTTTATTTTCAGAGATTTGATCAATTAAAAACGGTGTTTTTTGGACAAGCGGAAATTTTAGGTATACATAGTTTTTATCAGAATCAATATTTAAAATGTTCAAAATATTTTCAGAAACAGAATTTATTTCCTGCAAAAACCGGACATCATTTTCAGAAATCCACCCGCTCACAGAATCAGAATAATTGAATCTGTAAGAATTTTCTATTTTCCCCGTAATATTAAGCAAAGTACCCACAGGAAGAGGCGTAAGCCTGTTTTGCGCAGGATATGTCCTTGTTACTGCATAATCTTTTGTAATTTCGGCTACAGCAACCATAGGAGCCGGTGCAACAACACAAGGAGTTGTTTTTTTAATTTCAGGAACATTTATCGTGTAAGTTATTTCATTTACGGCATGCTCTTTGGAAGATTTTATGTTTATATTGTTAACACCTTTATTTAAGCCGACCATTTGCACAAAACCACCGTTTGGTGAAAGTTTTACACTTTGGTTGTTGATTACAAGGTCTGCACCAGGTTCGGTATTCCCTACGATAAAGGTTGAAGTGGCATTTATTACCGCACAGTTTTTCGGGTAAATTATTTCGAGTTTTACACTGTCTTCTGCAAAAACAGGCATTAACGTTACAAATAGTAAAGTCAGTAAACCAATGAATATAAGCCTCATGAGTTTTCTCCCATTTTTAACTCAACAAATCATTGAATAAATTTTTATCTTGAATGAAAATTGTTTTAATAAATATACAACAAGTATCGTTAAAGTGAAAATGGTTTTATTTAAAAGCACATGGAATTTGTTAAAAACCTTGTCATAAAACTAAATAAAGACTATGAATCTTTTCATATACTTGTTATAAATTAATTATTACAAGCTAAGAGGTAAGAGAAACGAATGAATGAGGTTTTATTGACAAAGCAATCTGTGTCAGCTTCATTATTAGCAGAAGAAATTTTAATTGACCTAAGTTCTACAGGTTCTTTTGAAAATATATTGTTTGAACTTACCAATATTATTGAACAAACCAACCTTCGTGGTAAAAATGTAAAAATAAATTTTGGAGATTTATCTCTTACTCAAAACATGCTTTTAAGCCTGCATGCAGTCTTAAAAGGTTATGAAATGAATATAAAAATGATTTTTTCAAGTTCAATTGAAACAAAAATAGCCGCTGTAGAAGCCGGTCTAACTGTTTCAGGCGAAAAAATTGAAACAAAAAAACAAAATGTTTCCTCTGAACCAACAACAGTAGAACAAAAAGACGAAGACAAACTCGTTACGGCAATGAACAACGTACTTTCTGAAAGTCAGGAAATTGTAAAAGAAAATACTTTATACATAAAACAAACCTTAAGATCCGGTCAAAAGATTGAACACGAGGGAAACATTGTTATTATAGGCGATTGCAAAGCAGGTTCTGAGATTGTAGCAACAGGCGACATTACGATATGGGGAGTTTTGGGCGGGATCGCCCATGCCGGATCAAAGGGCGATATTAATGCTAAAATAAGAGCTTTCAGAATTAACGCTATTCAACTCAGAATAGCAGCTTTACTTGCAAGAAAGCCTGATGCTGTTGAATTAGAAAAAACTGATAAACACAATCAATTTACTCCGGAAGAAGCAAAAATTAATAACGGAGAAATTGTTATTTATACAGATTACTAATCTGGTTAGACAAATTTATAGGTGGTTAACAACAATAGGAGACCTTTAAAACATGAGCGGAAGAGTCATCGTAGTAACATCAGGGAAGGGTGGGGTCGGTAAAACCACATCAACCGCAAATATAGGTACTGCTTTAGCCAAAAATGGCGCTAAAGTTGTTATGATTGATACTGATATCGGATTAAGAAACCTTGACCTTTTAATGGGTCTGGAAAACAGAATAGTTTACACACTTATTGATGTAATAGAAGAAAAATGTAAACTTCAACAGGCGCTTGTAAAAGATAAGAAAAATCCAAACCTTGCACTACTTGCTGCTGCTCAAACAAGAGATAAATCGGCCGCAAGTCCCGAGCAAATGGTTCAAATTTGCAATCAATTGAAAGAAGAATTTGATTTTGTTATGGTTGACTGTCCTGCGGGAATAGAACAGGGCTTCCAAAATGCAATAGCCGGTGCTAATGAAGCTATAATTATTACAACTCCTGAAATGTCAGCGGTTAGAGATGCTGACAGAATTATAGGACTTCTCGAATCAAAAGAAGATATTTTAAACTACAAACTGGTTCTTAACAGAGTAAGACCCAAAATGATTCAATCAAACGATATGTTGGGTGTTAATGATGTAACTGATATTCTTTCAGTGAAGCTTCTTGGAGTTATTCCTGAAGATGAAAACATTATTATAAGCACAAACAGAGGCGAACCTATTGTCAACATGGAAAACACTAAAGCCGGTACAGCGTATATGAACATTGCAAAAAGAATTATGGGTGAAGAAATAGAAATTCCTGATTTCGAAACGCCACCTCCCACTTTTATGGACAGAGTGAAGAATTTCTTCTTAGCAACAGCGAATTCATAGGAGAACAATAAATGAAATTACTTGATAAAAAATTAACCGATAAAATCAATGATATGATCAGTGAAATAGTTACCACTTGTAACAAAATATTATCCACTGATACAAAAGTAGAAGCCAATAATACTTCTTTTAACAGCAAAGACGAAGCCTGCAACAGACTTAAATTAGTTCTTATGCATGACAGAAGCCAACTTTCTCCGGCTCAAATGCAGCAGATGAGAGATGAGCTTGTAGAAGTTATTTCTCGTTATGTAGAGATTGACAGGGAAGCTCTTGATCTTTGTCTCGAAGCAGAGTCAAATACTATTGCACTGGTGGCAAATATTCCTATTCTTAGGCACAA
The genomic region above belongs to bacterium and contains:
- a CDS encoding N-acetylmuramoyl-L-alanine amidase, which gives rise to MRLIFIGLLTLLFVTLMPVFAEDSVKLEIIYPKNCAVINATSTFIVGNTEPGADLVINNQSVKLSPNGGFVQMVGLNKGVNNINIKSSKEHAVNEITYTINVPEIKKTTPCVVAPAPMVAVAEITKDYAVTRTYPAQNRLTPLPVGTLLNITGKIENSYRFNYSDSVSGWISENDVRFLQEINSVSENILNILNIDSDKNYVYLKFPLVQKTPFLIDQISENKINFKLFGVKAGADLFFCNNTNAFFEELKWTQESNDYLNLDLKINSKQFWGYKYYYEGNTLVIRLRKPPHVNHRHPLKGKIVCIDAGHGGTELGAVGPTAVPEKSINLEIAKKLKKILEKKGAKVVMTRESDKDVELNDRVDKANLKKAQVVVSIHNNALPDGKNPYEEHGTTTYYYHLQSLALAKSIQQSLVSATCFKDLGVLYSSFVLTRPTEVPSVLVEVGFMINPDEYDLLITPEFQEKAATGISQGLEKFFLSRI
- a CDS encoding septum site-determining protein MinC, encoding MNEVLLTKQSVSASLLAEEILIDLSSTGSFENILFELTNIIEQTNLRGKNVKINFGDLSLTQNMLLSLHAVLKGYEMNIKMIFSSSIETKIAAVEAGLTVSGEKIETKKQNVSSEPTTVEQKDEDKLVTAMNNVLSESQEIVKENTLYIKQTLRSGQKIEHEGNIVIIGDCKAGSEIVATGDITIWGVLGGIAHAGSKGDINAKIRAFRINAIQLRIAALLARKPDAVELEKTDKHNQFTPEEAKINNGEIVIYTDY
- the minD gene encoding septum site-determining protein MinD, with translation MSGRVIVVTSGKGGVGKTTSTANIGTALAKNGAKVVMIDTDIGLRNLDLLMGLENRIVYTLIDVIEEKCKLQQALVKDKKNPNLALLAAAQTRDKSAASPEQMVQICNQLKEEFDFVMVDCPAGIEQGFQNAIAGANEAIIITTPEMSAVRDADRIIGLLESKEDILNYKLVLNRVRPKMIQSNDMLGVNDVTDILSVKLLGVIPEDENIIISTNRGEPIVNMENTKAGTAYMNIAKRIMGEEIEIPDFETPPPTFMDRVKNFFLATANS
- the minE gene encoding cell division topological specificity factor MinE is translated as MKLLDKKLTDKINDMISEIVTTCNKILSTDTKVEANNTSFNSKDEACNRLKLVLMHDRSQLSPAQMQQMRDELVEVISRYVEIDREALDLCLEAESNTIALVANIPILRHK